A region of Lycium barbarum isolate Lr01 chromosome 3, ASM1917538v2, whole genome shotgun sequence DNA encodes the following proteins:
- the LOC132629889 gene encoding trihelix transcription factor PTL-like — MEDQYGMADLRQYMNGGRPLFPELLPATSHQHQQRNLGASHHHQYEMVMGMAPVPAHVLPHHQHQHQHQQHEFLGDSSTTAAAAAGTTTTAASSGGFSGLDQMEAGGAGAGGDGSGRWPRQETLTLLEIRSRLDSKFKEANQKGPLWDEVSRIMSEEHGYQRTGKKCREKFENLYKYYKKTKEGKAGRQDGKHYRFFRQLEALYGETSNNISASASEAHHLGSHFPYNPVNNNNQDPHNFHHQAPKLSDSLSLSNSSEFNTSSSDDSDLNENSKDKMSKKRRGKRSLKAKIKDFIDGQMRKLMEKQEAWLEKMMKMIEHKEQERILREEEWRNQETIRMEREQKFWANERAWIEARDAALMEAVHKLSGKDLNSPSTNSRPPDEEIVTIRGLNDQNDNRHEDVTDSLKDDIDQHWPESEITRLIQLRTSMESRFQQIGIGDDHALWEEIGAEMAILGYDRGATRCKNKWGSINSYIMKCNKKRKENSTSSCYNNNVQINNQYYEADGSSCFRYLMGDADHQNLWENYELKLSKGGGGNN, encoded by the exons ATGGAGGATCAGTATGGAATGGCAGATCTAAGACAGTACATGAACGGAGGGCGGCCACTTTTCCCAGAGTTGTTACCTGCTACTTCTCACCAGCACCAACAACGGAATCTCGGGGCAAGCCACCACCATCAGTACGAGATGGTGATGGGTATGGCCCCAGTTCCGGCTCACGTGCTTCCTCATCACCAGCACCAACACCAACACCAGCAACACGAGTTTCTTGGTGATTCAAGTacaactgctgctgctgctgcagGTACTACTACAACAGCTGCATCAAGTGGTGGATTTAGCGGGCTCGATCAAATGGAGGCTGGTGGTGCTGGTGCTGGCGGAGATGGAAGTGGACGGTGGCCCAGACAAGAGACACTTACACTACTTGAAATCAGATCAAGATTGGATTCTAAGTTCAAAGAAGCTAATCAAAAAGGTCCCTTGTGGGATGAAGTTTCCAG GATTATGTCCGAGGAACATGGATACCAAAGGACTGGAAAGAAGTGCAGAGAGAAATTTGAGAACTTGTACAAGTACTACAAGAAGACCAAAGAAGGGAAAGCTGGAAGACAAGATGGTAAACACTATCGATTTTTTCGACAACTCGAAGCTTTATATGGTGAAACAAGCAATAACATTTCAGCCTCAGCTTCTGAAGCTCACCACCTCGGAAGTCATTTTCCTTACAATCCcgttaacaacaacaatcaagatcCTCATAATTTCCATCACCAAGCTCCTAAGTTGTCTGATAGCCTAAGTCTGTCTAATTCTTCTGAATTCAACACGAGTTCGTCTGATGATAGTGATTTGAATGAAAATTCGAAAGACAAGATGAGCAAGAAGAGAAGGGGGAAAAGGAGCTTAAAGGCGAAGATAAAAGACTTCATTGATGGACAAATGAGGAAGTTAATGGAGAAACAAGAAGCATGGTTGGAGAAAATGATGAAGATGATTGAGCATAAAGAACAAGAAAGGATATTAAGGGAAGAAGAATGGAGGAATCAAGAGACGATTCGTATGGAAAGGGAGCAAAAATTTTGGGCTAATGAGAGAGCGTGGATTGAAGCACGCGATGCTGCTTTGATGGAGGCTGTGCACAAGTTGAGCGGTAAAGATTTGAATAGTCCTAGTACTAATTCACGTCCTCCTGATGAAGAAATAGTTACAATTCGCGGTCTGAATGATCAAAATGACAATAGACACGAAGATGTGACAGACAGTCTGAAAGATGATATTGATCAACATTGGCCTGAAAGTGAAATTACTAGGTTAATACAACTTAGGACTAGCATGGAATCAAGATTTCAACAAATTGGTATTGGAGATGATCATGCTTTATGGGAAGAAATAGGTGCAGAAATGGCTATTTTGGGGTATGATAGAGGTGCTACAAGGTGCAAGAATAAATGGGGTAGCATCAATAGTTACATTATGAAGTgcaacaagaaaagaaaagagaattcTACAAGTTCATGTTACAATAATAATGTCCAGATCAACAATCAATATTATGAAGCTGATGGATCATCATGTTTTAGGTACTTAATGGGAGACGCTGATCACCAAAACTTATGGGAGAATTATGAACTGAAATTAAGCAAAGGTGGTGGCGGCAATAACTGA